The genome window ACGTCGGTGAATTCGTCGCAGATCAGCAGGTGACGCACTCCTGCGGCGGCCGGGTGGGCGGCGAAGACCCGCGCAAGTTCCTGCGCCTGACCGGGCCGGGTCTTTTCCAGGGCGACCAGCCAGTAGCCGTCGCCGGTCTGCCGCTGGGCCACCACGCCCTCAAAGTCGGGCAGTCGTGCGGCGGCATGCGGCACAAAGGTTGCCTCGTGGGCCAGATCGCCCGCCTGAAAGTCACGGCTGGACTCGCCCCCCCCGATTTCCTCGGGGCGCTTGGCCGTGGCATCGATGATCAGCTTGCCGCCGTAGCCCCAGCCCCGGCTGCTGTGGTCCAGCACATCGGTGGGGCCGCGCGTGGTCAGGGTGTCGCGGCCCGGCACGGCCCTGGCGGCCACCTCGCGCCACACCGCCTCAAAGTCGCTGACCGGCACTCCCTCGTCCACCACGACAATCACCTTGGCGAACATCATCTGCCCCAGCCCAAACATCCCGTTTGCCACCTTGTACGCCTGACCCGGATAGCCCTTCCTGATGCTCACGAACACCAGGTTGTGCGCCACGCCGGCGGGCGGCATGTGGTAGTCCACGATCTCGGGAAGAATCAGCTGTGCGGCGGGCAGGAACAACCGCTCGGAGGCCTCGATCAGGTAGGCGTCTTCCATCGGCGGGCGGCCCACGATGGTGGCCGGGTACACCGGCTGACGGCGCATGGTCACGGCGGTGACGTGGAACAGCGGGTACAGGTCCGGCAGCGTGTAGAACCCGGTGTGGTCCCCGAACGGCCCCTCCATCACCCAGTCCTCGGACGGGTCCACGTAGCCTTCCAGGATGAATTCGGCGTTGGCCGGCACGTCCAGATCCACGGTGAGGCCCTTCGTCACCGGGTATCGCTGCCCGCGCAGGTAGCCGGCCAGCGCGAACTCGTCCAGGCCGGGAATGGGGGGCAGAGGCGCAGTGGACGCGTAGATCAGCGCCGGATCGCCACCAATGGCCACGGCCACTTCCAAACGCTGCCCCAGCTTCTTGGCCTTCTCCAGATGCTTCGTGCCCGTCTTGTGGCGCTGCCAGTGCATGCCCGTCGTGTTCCTGCCCATAACCTGCATGCGGTACATGCCCATGTTGCGCTCGCCGGTTTCGGGATCTTTGGTGATCACCAGCGGCAGGGTCACGAACGGTCCGCCGTCCAGCGGCCAGCATTTCAGAATCGGGATGCGCGACAGATCCACCTCGTCGCCGCGCCACACCACCTCCTGCACCGGGCCGGTCCTGACCCGTTTCGGGGGCAGGTTCATGGCGTCTCCCAGCTTGGTGACGTTGCTCAGCAACCCCAGCTTGCTGCCGCCGCCGCCCAGGTCAATCAGGGCGCGGACCTTCGCGGCCAGATCGTCCAGGTCACTGACACCCAGCGCCAGGGCAGTGCGCTCGCGGGTGCCCATCAGGCCGATCACCACCGGAAACTCGCTGCCGCGCACGTTCTCGAACAGCACCGCCGGGCCGCCGGATTTGACCAGCCGGTCCGCGATCTCGGTGATTTCCAGATCGTGGCTGACGGGCGCACTGACGCGCAGCAGTTCGCCGCGGTCTTCCAGCAGGCGCATGAAGCTTTGAATGTCGGGAAAGGCCATACGCGGCAGCATAGGACGGCGGGGGCGGGGCAACCGTACCGGAAGGCGGCAACCAGGAGCCTTGCAAGCATGACGGTTCGCTCAAGGTGCGGTGTGCATAGACACGCCCAAACAGTTGACCTTTCTTGTAAACTACGCTATTGCCCGGACAGGATCCCGGTCCTTCCGGCCCAGATTCCCAACCCCACCCTTTCAAGGAGTCCCATGAAATACCCGTTCCTGATGTCCGCCCTCACCCTCGCCTCCAGCAGCCTCGCCGCACCCAGTAGCAAGGCGCCCAGCACCCTGACCAAGGGCGTGCTGAAGATCGGCATGGAGGGCACCTACGCGCCGTTTACCTACAAGGACGACAAGGGTGTGCTGACCGGCTTCGACGTCGACATCGCCAAGGCGGTGGCGGCCCGGCTGGGCCTGAAAACCGAATTCGTGTTGACTGAGTGGAGCGGCATTCTGGCGGGGTTGCAAGCAGGGAAGTACGACGTGATCGTCAATCAGGTGGGCATCACCCCCGAGCGCCAGAAGAGCATCGCCTTTAGCACGCCCTACGCGTATTCCTCGCCGCAGATCATCGTGAAGAAGGCGGGCAACTCAGCGCCCAGGACGCTGGCGGACCTGAAGGGCAAGCGCGTGGGCGTGGGCCTGGGCAGCAACTTTGAAAAGCAGCTGCGCGACGCGGGCGGCATCAACGTGGTGACCTACCCCGGCGCGCCCGAATACCTTGCGGACCTGGCCTCGGGCCGCCTGGACGCCGCCTACAACGACCGCCTGCTGGTGGGCTACCTGATCAAGTCCCAGAACCTGCCGGTGCGCGGCGCGGGCGTGATCGGTCAGCCCGAGGCAGTCGGCATCGCCCTGAAGAAGACCAACACGGGCCTGAAGACGGCCATCGACAAGGCCCTCCTGCAACTCAAGGCCGACGGCACCTTCGCGAAGATCAGCCGCGAGTGGTTCGGGCAGGACGTCAGCAAACCCTGAGTTGAAATCCATGCCCTCATCAGCGCCGCCCTGCTTCATCAGCGGGCGGCGTTGCTGGTGCTGTCCCCCTTTAAACTCAGGGCGTGAGACAGCACGTTCAGGTTCTGGTGATCGGCGCGGGCGCGGCGGGCAGCGCGGCGGCGTATGCCCTGGCCCGGCGCGGTCAGGAGGTGCTGCTGCTGGAACAGTTTCACGTCGGCCACGAGCGCGGATCGAGTTTCGGGCCGTCGCGGATCTTCCGGCTGGCCTACGAGGAACCCGACTATGCCGGGCTGGCCCAGGCGGCGCTGGCCTCGTGGCAGGCGCTGGAAGTTGCGTCGGGCCAGCCGTTGTACTGGCGCACCGGGGGACTGGATCTCGGCCCCGCCGGAACCCCCAGTCTGGAAGCGGTATATGCCTCTCTGGACGCGCTGGGCGCGGCCCCACAGCGGCTGGCCCGACGCGAACTGGCCCGGCGCTACCCGCAGTGGCAGGTGCCGCCCGACTGGGAGGCGGTCTATTCGCCCGAGGCGGGCATCGTCAGCCCCGAGCGGACGCTGAGGGTCCTGACCACCCTCGGCCGTCAGCACGGGGCGCGGGTGCTGGAAGGCGTGGCGGCGCTGGACATTGAACTGGGGACGCAACCCGCCGTCCGGACCAGCCGGGGGGTGGTGACCTGTGACCATCTGATCGTGGCGGCGGGCGCGTGGCTGCCACGTCTGGTGCCGCAGTTGCAGGCCTCGCTGAGCGTGACGCTGGCGGCCTCCAGCTTCTACCGCCCGGAGGATATATCGGCCTTTGGGCCGGAGCGCTTTCCAGTGTTCATCACCCACGATGAGTTCCAGGCCTACGGCTTTCCCGTCTTCGGCGTGCCCGGCGTGAAGCTGGGCGTGGACGTGGCACGCCCCGTCACCAGCGGCGATGACCGTACGTTCGAGGTTCCGCCACAGGTCAGCGGGGCATCCGACGCCTTTATGCGGCGCTTTCTGCCGGGGGCCAGCGCCGTCATGGAGCGCCATACCTGCCTGATCACCCGTGCGCCGGGGGGCGATTTCGTGCTGGCGCCGCACCCGGCCTGCCTACACATCACGCTGGCCTCGCCGTGTTCGGGGCACGGTTTCAAGTTCACGCCGCTGCTGGGCGAGTTGCTGGCCGCGCGGGCGCTGGGGGAAACGCATCCCTGGCATCTGCCGCGCTTTGCCTTCCCCACCCCGATTGGGCAGACAACGGAGGCCCAGCCGCTGCCCGGAGGCTTATAGTCAATGCTCTCCCTGTTCTGGCCGCTTGACGGGTCTCCGTCGCCACTCCATATTTCGCCCCTTTCAGCGGCGCCTTCACCGGGCCGATCCCAAGGAGAAGCTATGCGCGCATTCCGTCCCACGCTGGTATTAGGCACTGCACTGCTGCTCGGCACCGCCGCGTTCTCGCTGGCCCAGACCGCCACGCCCCCGCCCACCCTGAGCAAGGGCGTGCTGAAGATTGCCGTGGAAGGCACCTACGCGCCGTTTACCTTCAAGGACGACAAGGGCATGCTGACCGGCTTCGATGTGGACGTGGCGCGGGCGCTGGCCGCGAAACTGGGCCTCAAGCCCGAATTCGTGTTGACCGAGTGGAGCGGCATTCTGGCCGGGTTGCAGGCGAACAAGTACGACGTGATCATCAACCAGGTGGGCATCACCGCTGAGCGGCAGAAAAGCATCGCCTTCAGCGACCCCTACGTCTTCAGCCGCCCGCAGATTGCTGTGCACAGCACCAGGGGTCAAACCTACAAGACGCTGGCAGACCTGAAGGGCAAGCGGGTGGGTGTCGGGCTGGGCACGGTGTTCGAGAAAGACCTGCGCGAGGCGGGCGGCATCACCGTGGTGACGTATCCCGGCACGCCGGAGTACCTGGCGGACCTGTCCAGTGGCCGACTAGACGCCATCTACAACGACCGCCTGCTGATCGGCTACCTGGCCAAGTCCCAGGGCCTGCCGATCAAGGGCGTGGGCGACGCCGGGTCGGTGGACAGCATGGGCATCGCGATGAAAAAGACCAACACCGGCCTCAAGGCCGCCGTGGACGCTGCCCTCAAGGGCATGAAGGCCGACGGCACCCTGGCGAAGATCGGGCAGCAGTGGTTCGGACAGGACGTCAGCAAGCCCTGAACCTCCGGCCCGCCCTCCCGCCGCCCCTCCCCGCCAGACTGGGAGGGGTTTGCGCTGGGAGCCTAGAAGCCTGAGTATCCTTGCCTTCTTGCGGGCAGACCGCCGCATTTCTCCGCCCCGGACCGGGCCACCGAAGGAGCCGCCCCCTTGGACACCGAACAACTTCAACTGATTCTCCAGAGTGCCTGGGCCGCCGTCCCCGCGCTGCTCGTAGGGGCGCGGCTGACCATCGGCTTTGCACTCGCGGCGATGGTGCTGGGCCTGCCGCTGGGGTTGATCGTGACCCTGCTGCGGCTGTACGCGCCGGCGCCGGTGCGCGGGCTGGCCACGCTGTACGTGTCGTTTATCCGGGGTACCCCGCTGCTGGTGCAGATCTTCGTAATCTATTACGGCCTGCCCAGTTTCGGCATCATTCTGAGCCCGGTGGTGGGCGGCGTGCTGGCCCTGACCCTGAACGCCGCCGCCTACCTGTCTGAGACCATCCGCGCCGCCATTCTGAGCATCCCGAAAGGCCAGCATGAGGCGGCCTACAGCCTGGGCCTGAGTCGCGCCGAGACCATGCGGCTGGTCATCTTGCCACAGGCTGCGCGGGTGGCGCTGCCCAGCCTGGGCAACAGCCTGATCGGGCTGGTCAAGGACACCTCGCTGGTCTCGGTGATCACGGTCGTGGAACTGCTGCGCAGCGCCCAGCTGGTGATCGCGCGCACCTTCGAGCCGTTCGGCCCGTATCTGGCCGCCGCGCTGATCTACTGGGCGCTGAGCAGCGCGCTGGAAGTGGTGCAGCGCCGGCTGGAGCGCCGGTTCTCACGCGGCAGC of Deinococcus aerolatus contains these proteins:
- a CDS encoding menaquinone biosynthesis decarboxylase; this encodes MAFPDIQSFMRLLEDRGELLRVSAPVSHDLEITEIADRLVKSGGPAVLFENVRGSEFPVVIGLMGTRERTALALGVSDLDDLAAKVRALIDLGGGGSKLGLLSNVTKLGDAMNLPPKRVRTGPVQEVVWRGDEVDLSRIPILKCWPLDGGPFVTLPLVITKDPETGERNMGMYRMQVMGRNTTGMHWQRHKTGTKHLEKAKKLGQRLEVAVAIGGDPALIYASTAPLPPIPGLDEFALAGYLRGQRYPVTKGLTVDLDVPANAEFILEGYVDPSEDWVMEGPFGDHTGFYTLPDLYPLFHVTAVTMRRQPVYPATIVGRPPMEDAYLIEASERLFLPAAQLILPEIVDYHMPPAGVAHNLVFVSIRKGYPGQAYKVANGMFGLGQMMFAKVIVVVDEGVPVSDFEAVWREVAARAVPGRDTLTTRGPTDVLDHSSRGWGYGGKLIIDATAKRPEEIGGGESSRDFQAGDLAHEATFVPHAAARLPDFEGVVAQRQTGDGYWLVALEKTRPGQAQELARVFAAHPAAAGVRHLLICDEFTDVGNIQDVWWTILNNIDPERDVVQSGELLAWDGARKLPEEGFVRPWPPKITMDPAVVERVDALWHVYGLPEQWR
- a CDS encoding transporter substrate-binding domain-containing protein, with amino-acid sequence MKYPFLMSALTLASSSLAAPSSKAPSTLTKGVLKIGMEGTYAPFTYKDDKGVLTGFDVDIAKAVAARLGLKTEFVLTEWSGILAGLQAGKYDVIVNQVGITPERQKSIAFSTPYAYSSPQIIVKKAGNSAPRTLADLKGKRVGVGLGSNFEKQLRDAGGINVVTYPGAPEYLADLASGRLDAAYNDRLLVGYLIKSQNLPVRGAGVIGQPEAVGIALKKTNTGLKTAIDKALLQLKADGTFAKISREWFGQDVSKP
- the solA gene encoding N-methyl-L-tryptophan oxidase; this translates as MRQHVQVLVIGAGAAGSAAAYALARRGQEVLLLEQFHVGHERGSSFGPSRIFRLAYEEPDYAGLAQAALASWQALEVASGQPLYWRTGGLDLGPAGTPSLEAVYASLDALGAAPQRLARRELARRYPQWQVPPDWEAVYSPEAGIVSPERTLRVLTTLGRQHGARVLEGVAALDIELGTQPAVRTSRGVVTCDHLIVAAGAWLPRLVPQLQASLSVTLAASSFYRPEDISAFGPERFPVFITHDEFQAYGFPVFGVPGVKLGVDVARPVTSGDDRTFEVPPQVSGASDAFMRRFLPGASAVMERHTCLITRAPGGDFVLAPHPACLHITLASPCSGHGFKFTPLLGELLAARALGETHPWHLPRFAFPTPIGQTTEAQPLPGGL
- a CDS encoding transporter substrate-binding domain-containing protein, producing MRAFRPTLVLGTALLLGTAAFSLAQTATPPPTLSKGVLKIAVEGTYAPFTFKDDKGMLTGFDVDVARALAAKLGLKPEFVLTEWSGILAGLQANKYDVIINQVGITAERQKSIAFSDPYVFSRPQIAVHSTRGQTYKTLADLKGKRVGVGLGTVFEKDLREAGGITVVTYPGTPEYLADLSSGRLDAIYNDRLLIGYLAKSQGLPIKGVGDAGSVDSMGIAMKKTNTGLKAAVDAALKGMKADGTLAKIGQQWFGQDVSKP
- a CDS encoding amino acid ABC transporter permease, which codes for MDTEQLQLILQSAWAAVPALLVGARLTIGFALAAMVLGLPLGLIVTLLRLYAPAPVRGLATLYVSFIRGTPLLVQIFVIYYGLPSFGIILSPVVGGVLALTLNAAAYLSETIRAAILSIPKGQHEAAYSLGLSRAETMRLVILPQAARVALPSLGNSLIGLVKDTSLVSVITVVELLRSAQLVIARTFEPFGPYLAAALIYWALSSALEVVQRRLERRFSRGS